CCATTCAACTTCATAATTCAGCTCAGTAGTTTCAGCAACGCGTCTTTTCTTCTCAGCTCCAATTCTCTCTCTCCTGACATTTTTATCTTCGTCCTCGGCTCTCAAGCACACTTCTTCTACAGACCAGGGTCTACAAACGCTGCGTTCGTAGTGCTGAGGTATAAATAGAAACGTCCAAAACACAGGCAAATAAGTGAGTTACTGAACACTGTATGCTCCACATACGTAGAAACACGTGTTAATTGCCGACGACGAGTGGTCCTCAGCTAGCTTCTACTTCATACATTTTGCTGTTTGTATTCTTCCAGTATATGGGAGTAAgaccacagggggcagcgagcatgtaactgattgattgatcgatcgattggttgatttattgattgattgatttattatttggttgaatgattgatcgattgaatgatcaatttttgtggtgcaatataacttattttgtgtgtgatattgatcaattcactcattgagttttaaaactatctaTTTTTccttccctggttactttgctctcagttatatctcagaccactaatgattagttttcattattttaaatgACAACAACCACGAATGTCTGATCGTTGACAAGAGTAAGCGTATGGAGTGTAAATTAAGATGAGGTATACAACAATGTAATTGGCGATATGCCAGGTAAAAGTGGTATGTTTAATTCACTTCGATCGGGATCACACGTACGTATGCAGACACTAAGGAGGTCGATGAGGGCGTTCACATTTGTGATTTTTAATCTAGTTGTTGCCGCTTTACTCTTTAATACAAAGTCATTGTCAATGTTTTCATAAACCaagtaaaatgtaaacaagTTTATGAATTAACtgtaaataactaaataataagtagaatttatttttttgtttgcatatatatatatatatatatattcattcatgttGGGGTGCTGATGAAGTCTGTCTTGAACAAATATCACCTGAAGTATTGTCATTTTGCTGTAAATTCTATTAAAAAAAaggtgccatgtactaataagagAGGTGGTTACACAATTCTCATCCCCATCCcaaatctcattaaaatctgatgtagtgaaaaCGGATAGATggtatttacttctatttccatgttTTATGTCGCTTGTTTTGTTCCGAGGATCGCCGCTTTCCGACGCATGATAACTTGGAACAAAACAACCGACGTAAAACATGGAAATTAAGGTAAATAAAAGCATCTAGCGCTTTCAATACATCAGATTTTTATCAGATTACTTCATCATATCCCCAGCATATCTATGGATGGAACCTACATATAGGCTAACGTattaacgggggggggggggagttcaCACCAttcccacccccatccccaacATATCCATGGATagtacctacatacatatgtataggctaagggactggtcagtttcttctTCTTGGGGGAGGACAATAAATACATACTTATACGTTTACAGCCCTTGTACTCATTTATTGTCGATGTTAGTACAACCTGTATCATTTGTATCTGGCGTTAAGTCACCTTTACATATTCATAAATTCATGgctgtttattttatatttgtaagcTCTATTTGTTTCGTTTGGATGTCTCATCTGACCTTTGGCTTTTGATAGGTTTAGGAACTCTAGCTCGTAAATGTCCATGACTGACAgtaaataatattgaattaattgacTAAAGAGGGGGATACACTATCCAAAAAATCCTAATTAAACTGTTTAAATCATATCAGTTCACATTGCGTGGTTCGTCCTTTGTAACTGTTGGAACAGCATCATGCCACATGGGCTcgaaattggccatatttgtctacaaatagttgtttttgtttattgtttactttctctctTTACAGAAAAATagttattatttattgtttgtttacttttttttgctCTTTAACAATATCCTTTCCGTACATGGTGACATATAAAATCTAGTGTGTGCTtttctaaatatattttaacttgttcttttgttggtttAATAAACCAGCTTTACGACTACcttatcaattatttatattagGTTAGTTCTACTGAGTGCCCTCAACCGTTGACCTTTCCTCGTCTCACTCACCATGTTTCTCTGTGTGGAACAAAACAAGTaagcaaaaaaaacaacaatttttttgtaaagaaagaaagtaaacaaaaaacaaaaaactaccatttgtaaacatttgaaatatagtCAATTTAGAATCCCCTGTGATTGTGCAAGATGATAGGGTTAGGTGTTTGATCAAAGTAAGACAGTTTAAAGACGTAAATGTAAACTGTGACAGAGACTGTGAACACTCAAGTATACAAACACAGACGTCAAGGCAAAGAGGTGATCATCTACATATCTTTTCATGGTTAGCTGTTCACTGCAATAGTTGGTTTATTCCTTACAGGTTGTGGTTGGAGTTATAGGATAGGTGGTTGCAGCAAGCTGGATGGCATCGTCTTGTTCATTTATCCAGACTCTTAAGTCATCATTTTCCGAAGCCTATTTGGCGATGGCtaattgataatttatttacttCTACACTTCTAAAAggatacaaataaaacaaaaatcaatacACAGTATCAATCAGAGTAAAATAGACAGAATCGATTAAACGCGTGCTGTATacaactatatagtacagtggtattgaaatgtgctgtatacaactatagtacagtggtattgaaacgtgctgtatacaactatagtacagtggtattgaaacgtgctgtatacaactatagtacagtggtattgaaacgtgctgtatacaactatagtacagtggtaTTGAAACGTGCTGTTCACAACTATAGTACAGTTGTATGGAAACGTGCTGTATACAACTATAGTACAGTAACATTGAAACGTGCTGTATAcaactatagtacagtggtaAGGAAACATGCTGTATACCATTATAGTACAGTTGTATTGAAACGTGCTGTACACAACTATAGTAGAGTGGTATTGAAACGCGCTGTATACCATTATAGTACAGTGGTATTGAAACGTGCtgtatactattatagtacAGTGGTATTGAAACGTGCTGTACACAACTATAGTAGAGTGGTATTGAAACGCGCTGTATACCATTATAGTACAGTGGTATTGAAACGTGCTGTATACCATTATAGTACAGTGGTATTGAAACGTGCtgtatactattatagtacagtggtattgaaacgtgctgtatactattatagtacAGTTGTATTGAAACGTGCTGTACACAACTATAGTAGAGTGGTATTGAAACGCGCTGTATACCATTATAGTACAGTGGTATTGAAACGTGCtgtatactattatagtacagtggtattgaaacgtgctgtatacaactatagtacagtggtattgaaacgtgctgtatactgttatagtacagtggtattgaaacgtgctgtatactattatagtacagtggtattgaaacgtgctgtacacaactatagtacagtggtattgaaacgtgctgtatacaactatagtacagtggtaTTGAAACGTGCTGTATACAACTATAGTACAGTGACATTGAAACGTGCTGTATACAACTATAGTACAGTTGTAATGAAACATGCTGTATACCATTATAGTACAGTTGTATTGAAACGTGCtgtatactattatagtacagtggtattgaaacgtgctgtatacaactatagtacagtggtattgaaacgtgctgtatactattatagtacAGTGGTATTGAAACGTGCTGTATACAACTATAGTAGAGTGGTATTGAAACGTGCTGTATAcaactatagtacagtggtattgaaacgtgctgtatactattatagtacAGTGGTATTGAAACGTGCTGTATACAACTATAGTAGAGTGGTATTGAAACGTGCTGTATAcaactatagtacagtggtattgaaacgtgctgtatacaactatagtacagtggtattgaaacgtgctgtatactattatagtacAGTGGTATTACAAAGTCAGTTCAGTAGTAGAGTGACATCCTACCAATCGAATAATACGATTTAATACACATTAACGCACACTATTTCTTAACACAATTCTTGCTTATACAACACGTCTCAGGTCTAGTGATAACCATGCGCACGAAGCCATTAACAACCTGATATGTTGACGTCCATACAAGATGATCGCATGGGGTCTAAACTCATTGATAGTTGTACATCTTTACCAAAGCAGTTACATTGTATTGCATGTGGTTATCTGTCGCTATATAAAACATAACCATCGTCATCAAAGTGAAGTTGATTGGTTGACTATATGTACCATTATCACTACTGacatcaaccaaccaacatgAAGAGAAATGACATGATAACGTCTACACTAGCTAAATATAACATTAATTGACACGTCTTAAGAACCTGAAACTGACATCTATTAGATGAAGAGATCGTTGCAGGCTATAATTGACCTGTCGAATCCTACATATACCAAATAAACTCAACCACATGTGACACAATTCTACTTATTTGATATCCACTGCCGCTACTCCAATCAGCTTGAATTTCATTGCAACCaattaatgtatacatgtatattgaagaCACCAAGCCCGAATCTGATTAAATCAACCAATACTTATCAAAGCTTGAAGGATTTTCcctttttatcaaatttcattcattatCCTGGAACACAATCATACCTCACTGAAGCTATTCTCAGCTGGGGTTCCAGTGACATTATCAATTGACGTTAAAAAGTATAATACATGGTCATCAGATGGCGACGAAGGCAAAGAAAGAGGAAGAATTCCTTGAGTGGATTGGGAAGTACGATTTGATTACAGCTGAGACAAAACAATGTCTGATTGATAATGAATGTAATTATCTAGAAATTCTGTCAGATTTTACCAGTGAAGATCTCATACCATTTGACATAAGCTATGGTCAACGGAAAGTATTGGAGAAAGCCATTACTGAGCTACAAGGTCGGAGGTCAGTGTCAACACCAGATCGAGCTGAACCACACCAACTCCATCAAAGAAAGAAAGGGAAAAATGGCACCACGATACCAAAACTGGATACCAGTGATGCACATGTCTCACCTGGGGCTATCTTTCTCTTTGAGTCGTGGAATAAAGAACAGTGTCGTCTACCAGGATTTCACAGACGTCTGATACAACATTTCTGTGAACGTCACCCTGAAGTTGTTAATGTCTACTCCACGGTGATTGGTGTTCATGTCAGTGAAGAACAGATGAAAGATGCAAAAGATACTGGCGTCACCTTGCTTCTTGCTAAGAAAAGTGAGTTTTATGAGTATCCAGAAGACTCTCCTAAGTTACAATGGCTGAAATATCATCAAACTTACTATCCCCATCTGTCAGATCTGCACAACATCAAGCATGTTGTTGGATATAATCCCAAAACCGCGGCTGCTGCGGCTGATTTACGCAAGAATATCTATCCAGAAGCTGAGTTAACTTTAATCAACCATGAACATCCAGCACAGGAATGTCTTTCAGCACCAACAGATATTGCAGAGCTTGACAAATTTGAAGACGCCATGCTTAAAATGTCAAGCGTAGCTCATAAACTGTTTTCTATTGGTCCGAGTATATACCACTATTTTGACAATGCGTATAGAGCAGAGTATGATGGCAAGAAACTGTCGTCAATACCTCATAAGCTGATATTACCAGAGCCAGGAAAGGGATTTTGCACAGAGAATgtggcaacaaataaaaacacacacaaaaaggtGATATTTACGTATGGCAACTTCGATAATCAGAGAGCTGTCGAAAGTTTAGATGAAATAGCAGCAGCAATTGGTAGAGTTGGTGACATGATGAAAGACATCTACAAGCCAGTCCCTGATTGGGTGATTGCTGGAGTACCTAAACGTAACCGTCTGCGTGTACTGAAGTACTTGAGAACAAATCTTAAATGTTCCCATATTGAAGTAAAGTTGAACCCACCATGCAATGCTGGGAAATTATTACGCTATCTTCGCCAGAGTCATCTCTGCATAGTTGCCCCATGCTATAAAGATTACAGTTTTGATGGTTTGGAAGCTGTAGCACTTGGAGTACCTATTGCAACTAAACAGGAGTCTCATGTCGGTGAACTTATCACTCAATATTTCAAGAAATTCAAACAAGACTGTATTCTCGGATATCTTGGATCAAAGTGGTCCGCTACAATATATGAGAAATTGGATGACACAGAGTTATCCTTTACACAAGCCAAAGAGCTGAGAGAAGAATTCCTGAAATGTAAAGACATAGCAGATACCTATGACAAATTTGCTGCTGACTTAACAACAAAGATAACGTCATCCCCAGGTAGGGAGCTGagatttttataaaaaaattaatggCATCATTCTAGTCCAACAGAATATAAAGTAATCATTACAAATGTAGTAAAATCCTCTTGTAAAAACAAGATTATTACTCTACAAACTAATTTTGTTCATAATCATTATGTCACTAGGGGGAACATAAGTACAATCAGTTCTTATAATTTGTCACTTAGAAATTGCAAAGACTAAAATGTATTATCCGACAGAATTCgatagttttcattttattcgTGATCAGCCATAATGAGCCCTTTATTTAGGTTAGATTGCAACCAGGCCAGTTACAGATATGCACTTTTTAACACCGCCATAATATTCTTGAGAGATGGTTGACAAAATATCTCTCAAGTACTCATACAAgacagttttgatattttttatattcaaatatcaaatgcTAACCTCACTTATGTTTCTCTCTTATAAAAACAGCTCCTAATGGATTACCAGTCGATGTCCATTTGGAAAGTATAAAGAAATCAAGTGGAAATAAAGCTGAGCAAGATGATGAACTTCAAGGAACATTTGACAAGTGTGAAGGTCTTCTAAACAGAAAGTCATCAGATGTGGCTAATGATCAAGACAGCTGTGATAGGGTGAAAAGAAGTTGTCAAGACAACAGTGGAGAGGGTACTAGTGTATCTGATATTGGAGAGGGATCACTAGGACTAACACTTCACTTTCCATATATCTCCAATCTCTATAGATTTGAGGCAAACTGTAACTCTGGCATCTTTGCTAAATCATTAGAATCACTGCTGATTACTGATGAAATGAGACAAGAGGCTGCCAAAGTGAAAATGCCACTGAAACTAGAGGCTAGCTATGACATGGAAAAATTTAAAGAGATTGAAGATTTCTTTACTCAACGTAAGTAAACAATATGTACCCACAATACCATTCCTTGACTGTCACAAAGCTATATCAAAAAGGTTGGCTTTaccaaaaaaatacatgtaataattttaatatgCATACATGATTTGTATAAATGTCACTGTTGACTACGTGACAAAGatctggttattatcattagttATCTCATCAATGTATTAGTATTATTAACCTACATGCATACAATTGAACAGTGTAGCGAATGTTTATACCAGGGTACAATGACATTTATTCAACTTTATGATAACCATttattcatttgaaaacatattaTAGTATTTAGAAAAAAGGATACCCCAAACAATAGTGTACTGGGAGCTTGTTTTCTCCAGAAACAAATATATCAAGTTGATGTTTGATGTTTAGTAAATCTTGGTTTTGTAAcagcaatacaatacaattacaaCAAACGTAAACTTATTTTGTGATCTGTAATGTCTAATACTAactttatgttatttatttatctagGTGATGGCAGACCCAAGAAAGATATGACAGAATGTATTGATGACACCATAGAGGAAGAGAGTGATGAAGAATTATTGCCTATTGAAGAATATGGTGAGATAATCTCTGTCTATATTGCACACATTTTGGTGAGATAGTCTCAGACTATATCTTTGTCTATATTGTAGACATTTTGGTGAGATAATTTGTCTATATCTCTGTCTATATTGTAGACATTTTGGAGAGATGGGTTATTCGGAGAATATATGGATGTAATTTATGTGGATACTTATGTTAATATGCTTCAGGTTATTTAGTATGTACTtagtattttttaaagaaaacaaCCACACGTGGGTGCTACAGGAAGGTGTTGGAGATATGCAATAAATTGTAATACATTCACAGTATTTATTCGTATCATTGCAAAATCTTTCCTTCTGTTCTTAGCAAATGTTTTATCATCTAGAAATTGTTGACTGACGTTACATGTAATTTCCCTTTTCTGTcatctcattttatatatttcaatacagAGGTCATATTCCTTGAGATGGAGCAACAATTTGACAAGAGTACATTTCCTAAGAAGTACTTACCCATGATATTTGACTCAAAAGAGTGTAGAAGACACAAAGGAATACAGTCTGACATCTTACGAGTAGTGGTACAGATGACAGAGAGGAATCGACATATTCTTCACTCTAAACAGGAAATCTTAGCATTACTTGGTGTAAGGAAATACCTAGTAACAGATGTAAAAAAGATGGACTTGACTGGAACAGGTAGAATACAATACTCTACAGTtaataattgttattttcatttctgtgaAATACCACATACATATAAAGTGCTTGATCACACTCACTGTCCTTATACTATAGTGTTCATGTTAAATAATTACATGATGTGAACACCTCCTATATTCTAACTTTCTATTTTTACACATGTAAATAGTTATTAGCCTCTAAGACCTTTAGTGAATGTTTAAATTTAGGGAATAAACAACTAGctttatgaaataattaattGGTGTCACTTGTCTAAATTAACTGTTCCAGAAAGGTGATATTTCACGTATGAACAAAGTCcattcaaataataataattaatttaatcTTTTCATCACATGGAGGTGTTTGTAGCGTAGAATATAATATTTCGAAGAAATACTGTAGCAAGAAGTTTTATGATGACATTTTTCGTTTCTTCTGTTTTAGAACTAGAAGACCTCATTGCAAGAGAAGCTGAAGAGGTTGTGCCTGTAGCTGTAAAGAAAACACCAAGTCAGCATTTACACAGTTTGCTACCAGAGCACCCTTCAGACTTATCACATTCTATTGGGCATATCATTAATATGTCACAGGATGAAAGACAGTCCTTGGAATCCAAAAATAAGAAACTTCTCCTTGACAAACTTATCATACAAGGTCAGCTCAGTGCAGCAAAACAGGAAGTGTCACTGTTAAGTATTAAACAACAACAGTTACTGGCTGAGAAAGAAATAGCTGAACAAGCCGCAGTCAAACTGAAGTTACAAGCAGATAAAGTGAAGAGTGCAGATGCTACACCAAAGTTAGTGGATCTTGAAAACcaactgaaacaaaaacagCAGGTTGTAGGTGACCTTCAGGCAAAACTGTCAGAAGTAGAACATTTCATCTTTATTGAACATCCTAAGGGGTTGTCATATGAAGCAATTCAAGACCTTGAGGAAAGAATGCAACCAAGCATTCCATCCATGCATATGACCAGTGAGAAAGGTAAACACACAATAAATTAATTGTTTATTACACAGTTCTTTACTTCATTGGTAAGACACACAATAGCAAAATTTCATCGCTACAATATCAACACTTTCGTATTGTACTGTGTGATGCCATAAACCAAACATCTGTGCATTTTACATCATTTGCATTAAATATCTACATGACTCTGATCAGTACATGGGGTTTGTC
This is a stretch of genomic DNA from Glandiceps talaboti chromosome 9, keGlaTala1.1, whole genome shotgun sequence. It encodes these proteins:
- the LOC144440070 gene encoding uncharacterized protein LOC144440070, whose product is MATKAKKEEEFLEWIGKYDLITAETKQCLIDNECNYLEILSDFTSEDLIPFDISYGQRKVLEKAITELQGRRSVSTPDRAEPHQLHQRKKGKNGTTIPKLDTSDAHVSPGAIFLFESWNKEQCRLPGFHRRLIQHFCERHPEVVNVYSTVIGVHVSEEQMKDAKDTGVTLLLAKKSEFYEYPEDSPKLQWLKYHQTYYPHLSDLHNIKHVVGYNPKTAAAAADLRKNIYPEAELTLINHEHPAQECLSAPTDIAELDKFEDAMLKMSSVAHKLFSIGPSIYHYFDNAYRAEYDGKKLSSIPHKLILPEPGKGFCTENVATNKNTHKKVIFTYGNFDNQRAVESLDEIAAAIGRVGDMMKDIYKPVPDWVIAGVPKRNRLRVLKYLRTNLKCSHIEVKLNPPCNAGKLLRYLRQSHLCIVAPCYKDYSFDGLEAVALGVPIATKQESHVGELITQYFKKFKQDCILGYLGSKWSATIYEKLDDTELSFTQAKELREEFLKCKDIADTYDKFAADLTTKITSSPAPNGLPVDVHLESIKKSSGNKAEQDDELQGTFDKCEGLLNRKSSDVANDQDSCDRVKRSCQDNSGEGTSVSDIGEGSLGLTLHFPYISNLYRFEANCNSGIFAKSLESLLITDEMRQEAAKVKMPLKLEASYDMEKFKEIEDFFTQRDGRPKKDMTECIDDTIEEESDEELLPIEEYEVIFLEMEQQFDKSTFPKKYLPMIFDSKECRRHKGIQSDILRVVVQMTERNRHILHSKQEILALLGVRKYLVTDVKKMDLTGTELEDLIAREAEEVVPVAVKKTPSQHLHSLLPEHPSDLSHSIGHIINMSQDERQSLESKNKKLLLDKLIIQGQLSAAKQEVSLLSIKQQQLLAEKEIAEQAAVKLKLQADKVKSADATPKLVDLENQLKQKQQVVGDLQAKLSEVEHFIFIEHPKGLSYEAIQDLEERMQPSIPSMHMTSEKELHTDQSQQTPIDSQSMDPKDVLKQSLQTPTDSESMDPKDVLKQSRHLPIDSQSMGPKEVLKQRSGKSSQGEETVPRKRIKREIVKDEHLERTIEMVPQDETQVQEERYKINRQKLISDIKPDGDSTMVKIEQGIHSNQSLQPPIDSQTIDPMDVFRHTSQISTMSQYTQGLSTAVTSTPQPSFLSSDEDKFERTTPYPGGFKGQQPSGGIQGQQPLGGIQGQQPSGGIQGHQPSGGFQGQQPSGGFQGQQPSGGFQGQLSGGFQGQQPPGGFQEQASGGFQGQQLTSTSSGGFHGQQPLSRPLVTLEQLAMSPNQPILTFPSVGGYPRQPQLSADFTYPTERHTSPPDMYQEGPNIPTFGPIPKGVGQYKFNKSGQTKPGIPVKVTITTMGEYGSQPANYKYPCGIIVNADNDLVICDSDNHRLQIVSWDNQCKYIITLDFIPRDVAVSSDSNLYYITGLDINEVRVYNKKSQLINSFGKQQHIDAYGIFLTSEGFVYITDTNRRCVRKYGVNGNHIKSSTSLAQNSWLWSLVVNTKNEVFVTDRYNKCVYVLNKQLTIIYTFGKQQLQGPYGICLHPHCDVIYVSDWCGNRVAEFKCNGEFIRYIAMNQLSKPYYIAVSQDKPYTIAVTQPRTNCIKLLHM